A window of Dickeya zeae NCPPB 2538 contains these coding sequences:
- the gspD gene encoding type II secretion system secretin GspD has protein sequence MLGKGIKKSLGWLGLTVLLLGSPCGWAAEFSASFKGTDIQEFINTVSKNLNKTVIIDPTVRGTISVRSYDMMNEDQYYQFFLSVLDVYGFSVVPMDNGVLKVIRSKDAKSSSIPLANNEQPGVGDELVTRVVPLNNVAARDLAPLLRQLNDNAGAGTVVHYEPSNVLLMTGRAAVIKRLVDIVNTVDKTGDREMITVPLAYASADDVAKLVNDLNKTDEKNSLPSTMLANVVADSRTNSVVVSGEENARQRAVEMIRQLDRKQVVQGGTKVIYLKYAKALDLIEVLAGNGTSGSRNSSSNNSSSSRSGSSTNSNGNLSSSNNSSNSSSSSSSSSSSSSSSMGFGSAFGSTNSSGGRTIMIQGKEVTVRAHDQTNSLIITAPPDIMRDLEQVINQLDIRRPQVLVEAIIAEIQDADGLNLGIQWANNRAGMTQFTNTGIPISTAVIGTDQFRKDGTLTTAYANALGSFNGITAGFYRGNWSMLMTALSSDSKNDVLATPSIVTLDNMEATFNVGQEVPVLTGSQTTVGSGNNIFNTVERKTVGIKLRVKPQINEGDSVLLQIEQEVSSVADSSSSANSSLGVTFNTRTVNNAVMVSNGETVVVGGLLDKSTDENNSKVPLLGDIPVLGNLFRSKSQSVKKRNLMLFLRPTIIRDPKQFQDASISKYRSFNNEQQQQRGEGSNVLDSNTVRLPGGNTYTFRQVQSSIAAFYQPEGR, from the coding sequence GTGCTTGGCAAAGGGATAAAAAAAAGCTTGGGGTGGCTGGGGCTAACCGTTCTCCTGCTTGGCTCGCCGTGTGGCTGGGCCGCTGAATTTTCAGCCAGTTTTAAAGGAACCGATATTCAGGAGTTCATCAATACGGTCAGTAAGAACCTGAACAAAACGGTGATTATTGACCCAACGGTGCGCGGCACGATCAGTGTGCGCAGTTATGACATGATGAACGAAGATCAGTACTACCAGTTTTTCCTCAGTGTACTGGATGTTTATGGCTTTTCAGTCGTGCCGATGGATAACGGAGTGTTGAAAGTCATCCGTTCTAAAGATGCCAAATCGTCGTCCATTCCGCTGGCGAATAACGAACAGCCCGGTGTGGGTGATGAACTGGTAACCCGTGTGGTGCCGCTCAATAATGTGGCCGCCCGCGATTTGGCGCCATTACTGCGTCAGCTTAATGATAATGCCGGTGCCGGTACGGTGGTGCATTATGAGCCGTCCAACGTATTGCTGATGACCGGACGTGCGGCGGTTATCAAACGGTTGGTAGATATCGTTAATACCGTGGATAAAACCGGCGATCGTGAAATGATCACCGTGCCGTTGGCCTACGCATCAGCGGACGATGTGGCCAAACTGGTGAACGATCTCAACAAAACAGATGAGAAGAATTCGTTGCCCAGCACCATGCTGGCGAATGTGGTGGCAGATAGCCGCACCAACTCGGTGGTGGTCAGTGGTGAAGAAAATGCCCGTCAGCGCGCGGTAGAGATGATCCGACAGCTGGATCGCAAACAGGTGGTGCAGGGCGGCACCAAAGTTATCTACCTCAAGTACGCCAAAGCGTTAGATCTGATCGAAGTGCTGGCCGGTAACGGAACCAGCGGGAGTCGCAATTCATCGTCGAACAATTCGTCTTCTTCGCGTTCAGGCAGCAGCACCAACAGCAACGGTAATCTCAGTTCGTCTAATAATTCCTCCAACTCGTCATCTTCCTCATCATCATCGTCGTCATCATCCAGCTCCAGTATGGGGTTTGGTTCTGCGTTTGGTTCAACCAACAGCTCTGGTGGACGCACGATCATGATTCAGGGCAAAGAGGTGACGGTGCGCGCCCATGATCAGACCAACTCACTGATCATCACCGCGCCGCCCGATATCATGCGGGACCTGGAGCAGGTGATTAACCAATTGGATATTCGTCGGCCTCAGGTACTGGTAGAGGCGATCATCGCTGAGATTCAGGACGCCGACGGGCTGAATTTGGGGATTCAGTGGGCCAATAATCGCGCCGGGATGACGCAATTCACCAATACCGGCATACCGATTTCAACCGCGGTCATCGGCACCGATCAGTTCCGTAAAGATGGAACCCTGACCACGGCCTATGCCAATGCACTCGGTAGCTTCAACGGTATTACCGCCGGTTTTTATCGTGGTAACTGGTCGATGCTGATGACCGCGTTGTCCAGCGACAGTAAAAACGATGTACTGGCGACGCCCAGCATTGTGACGCTGGATAACATGGAAGCGACCTTCAATGTCGGTCAGGAAGTGCCGGTATTGACCGGGTCGCAAACCACGGTTGGTTCAGGAAACAACATTTTTAATACCGTGGAGCGTAAGACCGTCGGTATCAAACTGCGCGTCAAACCGCAGATCAATGAAGGCGATTCGGTGTTGCTGCAAATTGAGCAGGAAGTCTCCAGCGTGGCAGACAGCAGTAGCAGCGCCAACAGTTCACTGGGCGTCACCTTTAATACCCGAACGGTGAATAACGCAGTCATGGTCAGTAATGGCGAAACGGTGGTCGTAGGGGGCCTGCTCGATAAATCGACCGATGAAAACAACAGCAAAGTGCCGTTGTTGGGGGATATTCCGGTGCTGGGCAATCTGTTCCGTTCGAAGAGCCAGAGCGTGAAAAAACGCAATCTGATGCTGTTTTTACGACCGACTATCATCCGTGACCCGAAACAATTCCAGGATGCGTCGATCAGCAAATACCGCAGCTTTAACAATGAACAGCAGCAGCAGCGTGGTGAGGGCAGCAATGTGCTGGATAGCAACACGGTGCGTTTACCCGGTGGCAACACCTACACCTTCCGACAGGTGCAGTCATCTATCGCCGCGTTTTATCAGCCGGAGGGGCGATGA
- the gspE gene encoding type II secretion system ATPase GspE produces the protein MSAQPAHTPELRPVLPFAFARSQQILLLQDESATVAEAVCVPGTSALALLEARRVAGVALAVSQVSPEEFERQLVMRYQRDSEEARRLMEDIGNDIDFYTLAEELPDSDDLLDADDDAPIIRLINAMLTEAIKHKASDIHIETFERHLLIRFRIDGVLREILRPQRQLASLLVSRIKVMAKLDIAEKRVPQDGRMALRIGGRAIDVRVSTLPSNYGERVVLRLLDKNSVRLDLETLGMAEHNRRQMDTLIHRPHGIILVTGPTGSGKSTTLYAALSRLNSAERNIMTVEDPIEYELEGIGQTQVNPKVDMTFARGLRAILRQDPDVVLVGEIRDGETAQIAVQASLTGHLVLSTLHTNSALGALSRLQDMGIEPFLLSTSLLGVLAQRLVRTLCPSCRQPYAVDEEQAKQTGLAVGTTLYHPGGCEKCNYSGYRGRTGIHELLLIDDTVRTAIHRGESELGIARMLGDGRITIRQDGMDKVLAGITTWEEVVRVTKEE, from the coding sequence ATGAGCGCTCAGCCCGCCCACACGCCTGAATTACGACCTGTACTGCCGTTTGCGTTTGCCCGGTCACAGCAAATTCTGTTGCTGCAAGATGAGTCGGCAACCGTTGCAGAGGCGGTTTGTGTACCCGGCACCTCGGCTCTGGCGTTACTGGAGGCTCGCCGGGTCGCTGGGGTGGCGTTGGCGGTCAGTCAGGTCAGCCCGGAAGAGTTTGAGCGGCAACTGGTTATGCGTTATCAGCGCGATTCTGAAGAAGCGCGACGCCTGATGGAAGACATCGGTAACGATATCGATTTCTACACGTTGGCCGAGGAACTGCCGGACAGCGATGACTTACTCGATGCCGACGACGACGCACCGATTATTCGGTTGATCAATGCCATGCTCACGGAAGCTATCAAACACAAGGCGTCGGATATCCATATCGAGACGTTTGAGCGCCACCTGCTGATCCGCTTTCGTATTGATGGTGTGTTGCGGGAGATTTTGCGCCCGCAGCGCCAACTGGCGTCATTACTGGTGTCGCGTATCAAGGTCATGGCCAAGCTGGATATTGCCGAAAAGCGCGTCCCGCAGGATGGTCGTATGGCATTGCGCATTGGCGGCCGTGCTATTGATGTGCGTGTCTCGACCCTGCCTTCGAACTATGGCGAACGCGTAGTGCTGCGTTTGCTCGATAAAAACAGCGTCCGGTTGGATCTGGAAACACTGGGGATGGCGGAACATAACCGCCGTCAGATGGATACGCTGATCCACCGTCCACACGGCATCATTCTGGTTACCGGCCCTACCGGCTCGGGAAAAAGTACCACCCTGTATGCGGCCTTGAGCCGACTCAACTCTGCCGAACGCAACATCATGACGGTGGAAGACCCGATTGAATATGAACTGGAAGGCATTGGCCAGACCCAGGTGAACCCCAAGGTTGATATGACGTTCGCCCGTGGTTTGCGCGCCATTTTGCGTCAGGACCCGGACGTGGTGCTGGTGGGGGAAATTCGTGACGGTGAAACGGCACAAATTGCGGTGCAAGCGTCACTAACCGGGCATCTGGTGTTATCCACCCTGCATACCAATAGCGCGCTGGGGGCGTTGTCCCGCTTGCAGGATATGGGGATTGAACCGTTTCTGCTGTCAACGTCGCTACTGGGCGTGCTGGCGCAGCGGCTGGTGCGCACACTCTGCCCGTCATGCCGTCAGCCCTATGCCGTCGATGAGGAACAGGCAAAACAGACCGGACTGGCGGTGGGAACCACTCTCTACCATCCCGGTGGGTGCGAGAAGTGTAACTACAGTGGCTATCGCGGTCGTACCGGTATCCATGAGCTGTTGCTGATTGATGATACGGTGCGCACGGCGATTCATCGCGGCGAAAGTGAATTGGGCATAGCCCGGATGCTGGGCGATGGGCGAATCACGATTCGTCAGGATGGGATGGACAAAGTGCTGGCGGGTATCACCACCTGGGAAGAAGTGGTGCGTGTAACGAAAGAGGAATGA
- the outS gene encoding GspS family T2SS pilot lipoprotein variant OutS produces the protein MHVSSLKVVLFGVCCLSLAACQTSAPVKNTASRSTTSLSVNEQISQLASLVAASKYLRVQCERSDLPDDSVILKTAMKVAAQKGWDTTRYQTLPQLSENLYQGLLKDGTPKATQCSSFNRTMTPFLDTMRTVR, from the coding sequence ATGCATGTATCTTCGTTAAAAGTGGTGCTTTTCGGTGTCTGTTGTCTGAGTCTGGCGGCCTGTCAAACGTCCGCGCCGGTGAAAAACACGGCGTCTCGCAGTACAACCAGCCTGTCGGTTAATGAACAAATCAGCCAACTGGCGTCATTGGTGGCGGCCAGTAAATACCTGCGTGTGCAGTGTGAGCGTAGCGATTTGCCGGATGACAGCGTGATTCTGAAAACGGCAATGAAAGTGGCAGCGCAAAAAGGCTGGGATACGACCCGCTATCAAACCTTGCCGCAACTGAGTGAAAACCTGTATCAGGGGCTGCTGAAAGACGGTACGCCTAAAGCCACACAGTGCTCGTCGTTCAACCGCACGATGACCCCATTCCTTGACACCATGCGTACCGTCCGCTGA
- the gspB gene encoding type II secretion system assembly factor GspB, whose product MKHTPEVTSSTQATSTQTGYRIPGYLLAVYALLLFTLGWFGHQHWADIHSPSMPIAAIAASPAPSPVLATPLHDKPTEATASLPTQTAVNHQGTPAEPTDTAGEAKAQQPAAHWQTAQPGELPSIAFSAHVYTSDPDKRSVTLNGERYREGDTPYPGLIIEQIEQDMVIFSFDGEPFILDSLQDWPGGKPGSDAGEDAVPKTTSKPEKTIRTTKK is encoded by the coding sequence GTGAAACATACACCGGAAGTAACATCATCGACCCAGGCCACATCGACCCAAACAGGCTACCGTATTCCCGGTTACTTGCTGGCAGTTTACGCGCTGCTGCTGTTCACGCTGGGGTGGTTTGGTCATCAGCACTGGGCGGACATTCACTCGCCATCAATGCCCATCGCAGCGATCGCCGCTTCACCAGCGCCTTCACCGGTTCTTGCAACGCCTCTCCATGACAAGCCGACCGAGGCTACCGCGTCGCTTCCGACACAGACAGCCGTGAATCATCAGGGCACCCCGGCTGAACCGACAGATACCGCAGGAGAAGCGAAAGCGCAACAACCGGCAGCCCATTGGCAAACCGCTCAACCCGGCGAACTCCCCTCTATCGCCTTCAGCGCCCACGTCTACACTTCTGACCCAGACAAACGCAGCGTCACCCTGAACGGAGAGCGTTATCGGGAAGGCGACACCCCGTATCCAGGGCTAATTATCGAGCAGATTGAACAGGATATGGTGATCTTCAGCTTCGATGGCGAGCCGTTTATTCTGGATTCATTGCAGGATTGGCCGGGCGGGAAACCAGGAAGCGACGCCGGCGAAGATGCCGTGCCGAAAACAACGTCGAAACCGGAAAAAACCATCAGAACCACGAAAAAATAA
- a CDS encoding D-amino-acid transaminase has product MQRMVYVDGQYLPESQATISVFDRGFLFADAVYEVTSVINGGLVDMDAHLVRLQRSCRELSLSLPVSNDDLKTIHQQLIERNHLEEGSIYLQLSRGNGGDRDFYFPSADVKPTLVLFTQARPIIAHPKAETGLSVVTCPDIRWHRRDIKTVSLLAACMAKEYAHAHQADDALLVENGFVTEGTSCNCYIVLDDNTVVTRPLSHDILHGITRQSLLALAEQQQIKVEERPFTPEEAWQAREIFITSATSFVLPVVNIDGRQVGDGKPGPVTRRLRDIYIAMAHAQTR; this is encoded by the coding sequence ATGCAGCGCATGGTTTATGTTGATGGTCAGTATCTGCCGGAATCCCAGGCTACCATTTCGGTGTTCGATCGTGGTTTTCTGTTTGCTGATGCAGTGTATGAAGTGACATCGGTGATTAACGGCGGATTGGTCGACATGGATGCACATCTGGTGCGGCTACAGCGCTCTTGTCGCGAGCTTTCCCTGTCGCTGCCCGTGTCGAATGATGACCTGAAAACCATCCACCAACAGTTGATCGAACGAAATCACCTAGAGGAAGGCTCAATTTACCTTCAGCTCAGCCGCGGCAATGGCGGTGATCGCGATTTCTACTTTCCGTCGGCGGATGTCAAACCAACGCTGGTGTTATTCACCCAGGCTCGCCCCATTATTGCCCACCCCAAAGCGGAAACCGGGCTCTCGGTGGTGACCTGTCCGGATATTCGCTGGCATCGCCGCGACATTAAAACGGTCAGTTTACTGGCAGCCTGTATGGCTAAAGAGTATGCACATGCCCATCAGGCAGATGATGCCCTACTCGTTGAAAACGGCTTCGTCACCGAAGGCACCTCCTGCAACTGTTACATCGTGCTGGATGACAATACCGTGGTTACTCGTCCGTTGAGTCACGATATCCTGCACGGTATTACTCGACAGTCACTGCTTGCGCTGGCAGAACAGCAGCAGATCAAGGTAGAAGAACGGCCATTCACACCGGAAGAAGCCTGGCAGGCGCGGGAAATATTTATCACTTCAGCCACATCGTTCGTGTTACCGGTGGTGAACATCGATGGTCGGCAGGTCGGCGACGGCAAGCCAGGGCCTGTCACTCGCCGCCTGCGTGATATCTACATCGCGATGGCGCACGCCCAAACCCGTTAA
- the gspC gene encoding type II secretion system protein GspC → MNISTLPPLSPSAIRRILFYLLMLLFCQQLAMIFWRIGLPENTPVASVQITPAQARQQPVTLNDFTLFGVSPEKNRSGALDASQMSNLPPSTLNLSLTGVMAGDDASRSIAIISKDNEQFSRGVNEEVPGYNAKIVSIQPDKVVLQYQGRYEVLGLYGQEENGADGVPGAQVSEQLQQRASTAMSDYVSFSPVMNSNKLQGYRLNPGPKSDSFYRVGLQDNDMAVALNGLDLRDEEQAKKAMERMADVHNFTLTIERDGQRQDIYMEFGGDE, encoded by the coding sequence ATGAATATCTCGACACTGCCACCGTTATCTCCGTCTGCTATCAGACGGATTTTGTTTTATCTGTTGATGCTGCTCTTTTGTCAGCAACTGGCGATGATTTTCTGGCGCATCGGTTTGCCGGAGAATACACCGGTTGCCAGTGTGCAGATCACCCCGGCTCAAGCCCGGCAGCAGCCTGTTACCCTGAATGACTTCACGCTGTTCGGCGTTTCTCCCGAAAAAAATCGCTCGGGCGCATTGGATGCGTCGCAAATGAGCAATCTTCCCCCCTCTACGCTGAATCTTTCGCTGACTGGCGTGATGGCTGGCGACGATGCGTCCCGCTCGATCGCCATCATTAGCAAAGACAATGAGCAGTTTAGTCGCGGCGTCAATGAAGAGGTCCCCGGTTATAACGCCAAAATCGTGTCAATCCAGCCGGATAAAGTGGTGTTGCAGTATCAGGGGCGTTATGAGGTGCTGGGGTTGTATGGTCAGGAGGAGAACGGCGCGGACGGTGTACCCGGCGCGCAGGTAAGTGAGCAGCTTCAACAGCGTGCTTCTACCGCCATGAGTGATTACGTGTCGTTCTCGCCGGTGATGAACAGCAACAAACTGCAAGGATACCGGTTGAATCCAGGTCCGAAAAGCGACTCGTTCTACCGTGTTGGACTTCAGGATAACGATATGGCCGTTGCCCTGAATGGCTTGGATTTGCGTGACGAAGAGCAGGCTAAAAAGGCCATGGAACGTATGGCTGATGTGCATAACTTTACCCTGACGATTGAGCGGGATGGGCAGCGTCAGGATATTTATATGGAATTTGGGGGAGACGAGTAA
- the alaC gene encoding alanine transaminase has protein sequence MADSTSQRHFARIDRLPPYVFNITAELKMAARRRGEDIIDFSMGNPDGPTPPHIVEKLCTVAQREDTHGYSTSRGIPRLRRAISNWYAERYQVEIDPESEAIVTIGSKEGLAHLMLATLDHGDTVLVPNPSYPIHIYGAVIAGAQVRSVPLIEGIDFFNELERAIRESIPKPKMMILGFPSNPTAQCVELDFFERVVALAKQYGVLVVHDLAYADIVYDGWKAPSIMQVPGAKEIAVEFFTLSKSYNMAGWRIGFMVGNPELVSALARIKSYHDYGTFTPLQVAAIAALEGDQQCVRDIAEQYRQRRNVLVRGLHEAGWMVDEPKASMYVWAKIPDAYAHLGSLEFAKRLLAEAKVCVSPGIGFGDYGDTHVRFALIENQDRIRQAVRGIKAMFRADGILPTVNALSGNKKGG, from the coding sequence ATGGCTGATTCTACTTCTCAGCGCCATTTTGCGCGCATCGATCGTCTCCCGCCTTACGTTTTTAATATTACCGCTGAATTGAAAATGGCTGCGCGTCGTCGCGGCGAGGACATTATTGATTTCAGTATGGGCAATCCAGATGGCCCGACACCACCGCATATTGTTGAGAAACTGTGCACGGTGGCCCAGCGCGAAGATACCCACGGTTATTCCACATCACGGGGTATCCCGCGGTTGCGTCGGGCGATTTCCAACTGGTATGCCGAGCGTTATCAGGTCGAGATTGATCCCGAAAGTGAAGCGATAGTCACAATCGGTTCCAAAGAAGGGCTGGCGCATTTGATGCTGGCGACGTTGGATCACGGTGACACCGTGCTGGTGCCGAACCCCAGTTATCCGATTCATATTTATGGTGCGGTTATTGCCGGTGCGCAGGTCCGCTCAGTGCCGTTGATCGAGGGTATTGATTTCTTCAACGAGCTGGAGCGTGCAATTCGTGAAAGTATTCCTAAACCTAAAATGATGATTTTAGGTTTTCCGTCTAACCCGACGGCGCAGTGTGTTGAGCTGGATTTCTTTGAGCGGGTTGTGGCGTTGGCCAAACAGTATGGGGTGCTGGTGGTACACGATCTGGCGTATGCCGATATCGTTTACGATGGCTGGAAAGCACCGTCGATCATGCAGGTTCCCGGTGCCAAAGAGATAGCGGTAGAGTTCTTTACGCTATCAAAAAGCTACAACATGGCAGGCTGGCGTATCGGTTTCATGGTGGGTAACCCGGAGCTGGTGAGTGCACTGGCGCGAATCAAGAGTTATCACGACTATGGCACGTTCACGCCGTTACAGGTAGCGGCAATCGCTGCGCTGGAAGGCGATCAGCAATGTGTGCGCGATATTGCCGAGCAGTATCGTCAGCGCCGCAATGTGCTGGTGCGCGGTCTGCATGAAGCGGGTTGGATGGTGGATGAGCCGAAAGCCTCAATGTATGTCTGGGCGAAAATCCCGGATGCGTACGCACATTTAGGATCGCTGGAGTTCGCCAAGCGGCTACTGGCAGAGGCAAAAGTGTGTGTCTCTCCCGGTATCGGATTCGGTGATTACGGCGATACGCATGTGCGTTTTGCCTTGATCGAAAATCAGGATCGTATTCGTCAGGCGGTGCGTGGCATCAAAGCCATGTTCCGTGCCGATGGCATATTGCCCACCGTTAACGCGTTGTCCGGCAATAAGAAAGGGGGATAA